TTCTGGATTCTCCATGAAGCAACTGACATGATACAATGCAATGAAAATATGGTAAGTGTGTATTTGGTTGAAATTTTTACTTACTAGAATTAGACATGGCTAAACATGTGTTGGTTCGAGTAAATGGCAGGGTAAACATTCACCTGCGAGGCGACGATGCTAGACTTGGTTGAGAACAAACAATGGCACTATATGGCATGCAACAAACGTGTTAAAAAGTTCGAGTACGATGAAGACGAGGAACCTTAATGTAGtaagtgcaaaaaaaaaatgaatatgatATACCATGGTGAGAATGAACGATGTTTTTAAATAATGGATGGACAATACACCGAGACTTACTAACGCCTTAAAATATACACAGGTACAAACTGAATTTGGTTGTAAAGGATGAAAAAGATAATGTAATATTCACGGTGATGGGAAATACAACAAAAAAGTTGATGAAATGCACTTCCAAAGAACATATACATCATCTGGACAATTAACtaaagaacttttttttttcggTCTCAAGTAACCATGAATAGTTTTAAAAGATTAATTCTATTAATAGTAATGTTATAAAAGTATGGGAATCCTGAATTGATATAAGTTATTTATTGTATAATCGATTAAGTTGTAGTCTTTTTAAAGTATTTGGATATATTAATTGTTTTCTTCAATGTATTGTCACAAAGAAATAAAATATGTACACTTAAGACTAAAGGGAGAGGTTGAGCCGGGACCGTAAGGCCCTGGTGATACCTAGTACAACACTAAATTTTAGTATTGTATAATGATGTAGTCCATAGTTTAATCCActcattttcatttttgttttttgctGAGAATCCACTCATTTTCATACCTTGGTTATTATTTTTCATACATGTACCAAATATTAGTTTTCATTTGATCTCCATACAAGCATTACTGCCGAAATTAGAAGATAATATTAAATCGAACAATTTCAACAGATCCCACCTCTTAATATAGttttctaaaaccaaaagatAACAATATTCAAAAACATTAGGTGAACAAGTCTAGTATAACCATTTAAAGGCTCACAAACTTTACATGTTGCTTGACAAAGTGTAAACCAAGTTCGAAGGAGTTATTAACAGAAAGATTCCTATCAAGTTCCACTTCTGTTTATGGTGATGCACATGCACTTCAACATGCTGGTGTTACTGTCCCAGCTGGTCTCAAATCCTGTAACAATTAATGACAGAAGTTGGGTCATCAGTCAGTCACTCCAGCAGTCCTGATCTTGCTCATTATTTCCTCCTTCATCCTGCATAATCTTAAATGAATGAGCAATGTTGTGACAAATAAATTTGCACTTGAAGTGCCAGTTATACAAGTTCGATTTTGTTGATGAAAAACCAGTACATCATTGCACAGAGGGAGTACCATTTCATCAAGTCGTATTTTGCGTGGAGACCACACAAGAATTTGTCTATCATTGCTACCTGTATACATTTCCTGAAAGCAAGGGAAGAGATTAGTTTTAAACATAAACTATATACATATATGCAGTGTAAAATGAGTTTATTCTTTACAAGGAATAAAAAAGAACTCGTGGGCTTTTCTAGAGATGGATAGAACAAATAAAAAGATGTTCATACACCTTCTATAAGTTGCAGGTAGCATCAGTCAGCCCCATGATGTTTTACCACCAGGTTTAGATCAGCTGACAAGCTCAGAATAATAAAGATTAAAACGATCTTGCCTATTTCAAGGGTTTCCTGCAAAAAAGTCCTTAAATAGACttgaggagaagaagaaatagaTGTGAAGACGATTACGGGACTTTAGGCAAGGAGTGAAACAAGTTCCTCCGGTTCATATAGGGACCATAAGATAGATGGTTCGGACTAATATAATCATCAGTGAATAGTGTCATTAACAGAGAGAAAGCAAAACCAGAAACTCCAGTTTATAACTTAAATATATATAGCTCGGTTCACAACTTAAGTATATATAGACGCACCTGATCCTGTGAATTAAACCAACAGCAATTCACATTTTCATAATGACCCCGAAATGTCTCGGATGTTCGACCTGACCACACATCAAATGCCTGAAAAGCGAGAATCTTCGTAAGTTAATTGCTGGCAAATCACTGACACATGCCACTTATCATTTCTTTGAAACGTCTTGCAACAACTTACCTTGATGGTTGCCATACATGGAACGAAGACAAGGGATGAATCCTGAGTAGTGGCCAACTGTAATGCCTTCCGGGGTTCAATGCGCTTAACTTCATAGTTCACAAGAGTGTTGCAGCCAGATTCAATATCCCACAATCTCAATCGTGAATCAGAGCCTGAAACTCTTAAGCAAATAAATTCACTGCTATGTTACTGTTTACTTAACATCTACTGTTTAAATGTTGCATACACGTAAAATAATATGAAAGAAATCATCTCATACGAACAGCTAATTATTGACATGAACCAAAAACATTAACGGAGCATCTAAAAGGCATATGTGACTCAAGATAACAAGTCTAATTTAGCTTTTGCAACAGCAATGGCGATGATGCACAAAAAGATTCAACCTATTCGTGCAGACGGTACATATCTGATAAAAACCGTAAGGTACTCATAATGTTGTCCCAATGAAACTTCCCTATTCATGCCGTTTTACATAATAGAAATAGTGACACCTAACCGTTTGCACCAAGATAATCTATACCAGAACACAACTGACTGATATACTAATGTATTTTCCATGACTTTATGTTGGCAACCACCCACGAAGCATGAGCTACTTTTGCACAAGCATGAAGCAGCATAACTACCAGGGGTCTATCCAATGTGTTTCGTATAGCTTCTCATGTTTAATTTACAACACAATCTAGTCAAAGGTTTTCCCAAGATGAACCTACAAGCATTTTAAGGTCAGAAGGTACAAAAGAATTTCAAGATACTCAACAAAACTAAAATAGATAAATATTGACCTGCGCTCAACAAATACATTCCATTTTCAGTTACTTTTAGCCCAGTAACAGCACCATAGTGAGCTGTAGCCCGATCATGACTGGACAACAACCCAGGATGTAATCTCTTCCCGGTTGAACCCTTGGTCTGACTTGGAACTctataaagggatggcacccgCTTTGCACCAGTACCATTAGCTGTTTTCTTTTGTGGTGCCCTCACCTTGATGGTAGAAGATTGACCTGCTGAAAAGGATTTTGGTGTTGATACCTAAGCAGAACAGACAAAAAATTACGATCCAAGGAAGCAACAAGTTAAAGGAAAAAGATCACATAAATTCGACAACCATATGAAATAACTACATGCAAATGTACTCACTAAGCATCCATCATACCCCTATTTTAAGCCaaaattttttgtttatttcatCAAGAAGCGATAAGAAAGAAATGCTTTAAGCCGTAAAACATGTTAGCAAGACACACTATGTCTAGCTTGGCAGTACTGCAGAAGAggatgatgaatatttgattttaAAAACTATGCCTATCAGTATCTATCTATACAACTATATTGTAGCAGAAAGAATCGGAAGAACTCTCTGCTTTAATGACATGTAGCAGTCGCACCATGTAAACCAAAGTAGTTATAACTTTGCATACATTATATAAAAAAAGATGCATCTAAACTCAGGGACTTCCAAAACTCTCTGTGATACAGTATCTTTTTGTATGTAAGTGTGGCTTATCAGATTGTAAATATGTAAGTGACGTAAATAGCTTTGGGTCTCTTATCAAGTGCGCACAACTAAGCCTACAATCAACTACTGCAGGGGTTCACCCTCTTTGGTTTAGCATGAATCTCTTTCCATTTAAAGCATCAATCATGCATTGTAAGAGGTTAATAGTATTTATAGAAGTTGGAGCAAAGGGAACAACAAATTTGCGCATACCTCGTAATCTATAGATCCAACCCAAAGGCCTAGTATATCATAAAGGAACTTACTTTTGTCGGAAAGTGTTCAAGGAGAGGCGGTCGTCTCCCAAGTTGAGATCGAGATTGGTCTAAAACTTGAAAACATCCTGCTCTCCTTATGTCCCAAAAACGTATTGCTCCATCACATCCGCCAGTAACCAGAACCCACTCACTAGAAGTAGACCATTCGACTGCCATTACACCATCTGCCACCACAAACATAATACGTGGACCATTAAAAACCTGCAAACCAAAATGAATTCTAGATGCAAGGGCTATAaaatgagttaacgtataaatcCTACTGACTGTTTGAGCTTATAGGAAATCAATAATAACTTttacaaactcaatcaaagaaacaGAATGTTGACCGTGAATCCaggacataaaaaaaaaaaaaaaaaaaaaaaaaaaacaacaacaacactaaTACAGGAAATATAATCTTACCACGATGACCAGATAATGTGTGTGTAAATGCCCCTGAAGCAATGTCACATAGACGAACTTGAACATCTTCAGTTCCAGTAGCAATTAGCATGTGAGAACCAGCTACTGACGACATAGCTGTTCGATAGACCTTTCCAGGCAATTTAAAATCTACTACCACCTATGAAGGAACAACAAGATTACAAAGTTGAATACCAAGTGTATCTCAATAACCTAATAAAGTGAAGATCAGCGGGTCAAAATGCTTACTCGTGTTGTATTGGTATCCCATACATTTACAGACTGATCATAAGAACCACTGATGAAAAGCCCTGTGTCAACTGGATACCAAGTGGCCGAGGACACTGCATATTTATGACCTTGCTCGTGGCGCTTGTCAACAACTAATATGTGCTCATGCTTCGCAACCATGCCATTTCCTTCATGTTTTGTGGCACTTTGAACATCGTAAACTGCAATTGAACCATCAGAAGCACCAGCT
This DNA window, taken from Papaver somniferum cultivar HN1 chromosome 3, ASM357369v1, whole genome shotgun sequence, encodes the following:
- the LOC113356682 gene encoding WD repeat-containing protein ATCSA-1-like translates to MWKVVGDRETGKLPPYSFINRVKSNRISSLELSNYKEIVSAHKGAVNSLQVDLIEGRYLLAGASDGSIAVYDVQSATKHEGNGMVAKHEHILVVDKRHEQGHKYAVSSATWYPVDTGLFISGSYDQSVNVWDTNTTRVVVDFKLPGKVYRTAMSSVAGSHMLIATGTEDVQVRLCDIASGAFTHTLSGHRDGVMAVEWSTSSEWVLVTGGCDGAIRFWDIRRAGCFQVLDQSRSQLGRRPPLLEHFPTKVSTPKSFSAGQSSTIKVRAPQKKTANGTGAKRVPSLYRVPSQTKGSTGKRLHPGLLSSHDRATAHYGAVTGLKVTENGMYLLSAGSDSRLRLWDIESGCNTLVNYEVKRIEPRKALQLATTQDSSLVFVPCMATIKAFDVWSGRTSETFRGHYENVNCCWFNSQDQEMYTGSNDRQILVWSPRKIRLDEMDEGGNNEQDQDCWSD